A DNA window from Tenuifilaceae bacterium CYCD contains the following coding sequences:
- the kdpE gene encoding two-component regulatory protein response regulator KdpE, with product MNEIDTILIIDDEIQIRRLLEITLSANGFNVIHSMNGKDGLVDAATHNPSIIILDLGLPDIDGQAILKRLREWYSRPIIILSVRNSEDDIITALDNGANDYITKPFRSGELLARIRVAKRFSEINQNEPVLEFENLSVDFINHIARKGDEILKLTSTEFSLLSLFVKNRGRVLTHKFILRQVWGFGYVDQTQYLRVFVAQLRKKIEKNPSKPELLITESGIGYRFGE from the coding sequence ATGAATGAGATTGATACAATATTGATTATTGATGATGAAATTCAAATCCGTAGATTGCTAGAAATAACGCTATCTGCAAATGGTTTTAATGTAATACATTCAATGAATGGGAAGGATGGATTGGTTGATGCGGCTACCCACAATCCTTCAATTATAATACTCGACTTGGGCTTGCCGGATATTGATGGGCAGGCTATTTTAAAAAGATTGAGGGAATGGTACAGCAGACCAATAATTATTCTGTCAGTGCGTAATTCGGAGGATGATATAATAACAGCGCTTGATAATGGTGCTAACGATTATATTACAAAGCCTTTTAGGAGTGGCGAGTTGCTGGCTCGTATTCGTGTTGCGAAAAGGTTTAGCGAGATTAATCAGAATGAGCCAGTACTAGAGTTTGAAAACCTTTCTGTTGATTTTATAAACCATATTGCTCGGAAAGGCGATGAAATTCTTAAGTTAACATCCACAGAGTTTTCTTTATTGAGTCTTTTTGTTAAGAATCGTGGACGAGTTCTAACCCACAAGTTTATTCTAAGGCAAGTGTGGGGATTTGGGTACGTTGATCAAACCCAGTATTTGAGGGTTTTTGTAGCACAACTCAGAAAGAAAATCGAGAAAAATCCGTCGAAACCCGAACTGCTTATTACAGAATCAGGTATTGGTTACCGATTTGGCGAATAG
- a CDS encoding beta-carotene 15,15'-monooxygenase, which yields MAFVLLIVFYVFAPLLILHLCHKFPFVNKLGAVFIAYVVGLLIGNLGLLPEGADQVQNVMTSITIPLAIPLLLFSANLKQWSKVAGKTIISLLVGVFAVMTFVVIGFFIFRGNGMPDLWKVSGMLVGVYTGGTPNLASLKMMLGVDSDTYILTHTYDMVISTVFLAFLMTVGQRFFLLFLPKYKDQNAEEFEYTNGSDPFWGIFRRDIFKPLLKTYALSILIFAIGGALSLLVSKDQQIVVVILVITTLSIVASTFPSINRVDKTFESGMYLILIFSIVVASMADIRRFAGLTPGLFGYITMVVFGSLLFQSLLAKVFKVDADTTIITSTALVCSPPFVPVVAAAIGNKKVILSGITIGIIGYAIGNYLGYALAEILKGY from the coding sequence ATGGCCTTTGTATTACTTATTGTTTTTTATGTTTTTGCTCCATTGTTGATTCTGCATTTATGTCACAAATTTCCATTTGTGAATAAACTAGGGGCTGTGTTTATTGCTTATGTAGTGGGATTGTTAATTGGTAATTTGGGATTATTACCAGAGGGGGCTGACCAAGTTCAGAATGTTATGACTTCAATTACAATTCCCTTGGCTATTCCGTTACTCCTTTTCTCTGCGAATCTTAAGCAATGGTCAAAAGTTGCAGGAAAAACAATTATATCTCTATTGGTTGGTGTATTTGCCGTAATGACATTTGTTGTGATTGGTTTCTTTATTTTTAGAGGAAATGGAATGCCTGATTTGTGGAAAGTTTCAGGCATGCTGGTTGGCGTTTACACTGGTGGAACACCAAATTTAGCATCACTAAAGATGATGCTTGGTGTAGATTCCGATACATACATTTTAACCCATACCTACGATATGGTCATATCAACAGTTTTCTTGGCTTTTTTGATGACTGTAGGACAACGGTTTTTCTTGCTGTTTCTGCCTAAATATAAAGATCAGAATGCCGAGGAGTTTGAGTATACTAATGGTTCCGATCCATTCTGGGGAATCTTTAGAAGAGATATATTTAAACCGCTACTAAAAACCTATGCATTATCTATTCTGATTTTTGCCATTGGTGGAGCCCTTTCGTTATTGGTTTCAAAGGATCAACAGATTGTTGTGGTGATACTTGTAATTACAACGCTTAGCATAGTTGCCTCAACGTTTCCATCAATCAATCGGGTTGACAAAACCTTTGAGTCGGGGATGTACCTCATTCTGATTTTTAGTATCGTTGTTGCCTCAATGGCCGATATTCGTAGGTTTGCTGGTTTAACCCCCGGGTTATTTGGCTATATTACCATGGTAGTGTTTGGCTCGTTGCTCTTCCAATCATTATTGGCAAAAGTTTTTAAGGTTGATGCGGACACTACAATAATAACTTCAACAGCGCTTGTTTGTTCTCCTCCATTTGTGCCTGTGGTTGCTGCCGCAATTGGAAATAAAAAAGTGATTCTGTCGGGAATCACTATTGGAATCATTGGTTATGCTATTGGCAATTACCTAGGTTATGCGTTGGCCGAGATACTTAAAGGTTATTGA
- a CDS encoding sodium:proton antiporter, with protein MDTISEVSRFLRISIYLATLSVGLLLANVAHTNDSLALHRSDTASVLYQPAQVEHEVAGQEDRNEHETNLAPLLFIIISLFVGTATRHLLKKGPLPYTISLLIIGLLLGVLTRSDVLQRFGMMSIADSVKWAGSINPHLILYLFLPTLIFEAAYALHIHTFKKSLVNALILAIPGIVVAIIITALFIMMINGLGLGLGQWTWVLAFLFGAIVSATDPVAVVAILKEVGASKKLSTITESESMLNDGTAIVFFLAIFALVVGDNSGGNAFVQFLKVSVGGVVVGGAVGWLIIGWIKRVFNDALIEITVIIGAAYLTFFLAENVFHVSGVISVVTLGIAMAGPGKTRVSPAVTHFLHEFWELAAFIANTLIFIIVGVVIAQQVDFTFNDLIVLLIVYVGVHVARLGTIYVFYPIMRKIGYGLTFKDSIVLWWGGLRGAVGLALALIVAIENRIPLEVRSQVLTLTAGLVVLTSLINATTVKWLIDKLGLSKIGEVKAELMQQSLNQIKLSGEKEIEKLKESRFMADANWEKVSEFLVDTYEVDEVTKAFNIDEAIAETRSRLLQKEKESYWRQFSDGLLSSNGVQILSDQIDYLVDSAGRVPLSARQDIETLWHTPKTIAKLQGIPLVGVFWKRRFFNRLAISYDCARAFVTAQEENIKSLSGLIIGFSMTDETNKQTELLTVLEDELNENRITGLTFIRNLKDTYPDVCKAIETQLASRLLLNQQQEMVEKLRKQGRLEPDEVERIESSIHADMKRLLDTSPSIDFALEAMSVLVNTPGFDRLSRTELHAVIKMSQGKVYPAESKVYKEGSAFDGIYIVINGSARALVGDKLIAVKETTDSIGSYEYLSGGVRRHTVVADTPLTVLRISQSVIDNLVSASKAYADLFNFLAAAAISLELIKDVKPYSEYSAKKFRSIIRVGQVYMLSGNEKQRLDGSVCILAKGKAIDDESEREVESPSILADCNVRSLGDAIVFVLP; from the coding sequence ATGGATACAATATCTGAAGTGTCGAGATTCCTTAGGATCTCCATTTATTTGGCAACCTTATCAGTAGGATTGCTTTTGGCAAATGTTGCGCATACAAATGACTCATTGGCTTTACATAGATCTGATACCGCTTCGGTTTTGTATCAACCGGCGCAAGTCGAACATGAAGTAGCAGGGCAAGAAGATCGTAATGAGCATGAGACCAACCTCGCTCCATTGCTATTTATTATCATTTCACTATTTGTTGGTACTGCAACCCGTCATTTACTGAAAAAGGGTCCGTTGCCATATACCATATCATTACTAATTATAGGCTTGTTGCTTGGTGTTTTAACTCGCTCCGACGTTCTTCAACGGTTTGGAATGATGTCTATTGCCGATTCTGTTAAATGGGCTGGTAGTATAAATCCGCATTTGATTCTATATCTATTTTTGCCAACGTTAATTTTCGAAGCGGCATACGCTCTTCACATCCATACGTTTAAAAAATCTTTGGTTAATGCTTTAATTCTAGCAATTCCTGGAATTGTTGTGGCAATTATTATAACTGCATTATTTATAATGATGATTAATGGTCTTGGCTTGGGGTTAGGCCAGTGGACTTGGGTTTTAGCTTTTTTGTTTGGTGCAATAGTGAGTGCAACCGATCCTGTTGCCGTTGTGGCAATTCTTAAGGAGGTTGGAGCCAGTAAAAAACTATCAACCATTACGGAGAGTGAGTCTATGCTGAACGATGGGACTGCTATCGTATTCTTTTTGGCAATCTTTGCTTTGGTTGTTGGCGATAATTCTGGTGGAAATGCTTTTGTCCAGTTCCTAAAGGTTTCAGTTGGCGGTGTTGTAGTAGGGGGTGCTGTTGGGTGGCTAATTATTGGTTGGATAAAGCGAGTTTTTAACGATGCATTGATTGAAATTACCGTTATCATTGGAGCAGCCTATTTAACATTCTTTTTAGCCGAAAATGTGTTTCATGTTTCAGGTGTTATTTCTGTGGTTACTCTTGGTATTGCAATGGCTGGCCCCGGAAAAACGAGAGTGAGCCCAGCTGTTACTCATTTCTTGCACGAGTTTTGGGAACTTGCCGCATTTATAGCCAATACTTTGATTTTTATTATCGTTGGAGTTGTAATTGCTCAGCAGGTGGATTTTACTTTTAATGATTTGATTGTATTGCTGATTGTTTACGTTGGCGTTCATGTAGCGAGGTTAGGAACTATATATGTTTTTTATCCTATCATGAGAAAAATCGGGTATGGGCTAACCTTTAAGGATTCAATAGTTCTATGGTGGGGTGGTTTAAGGGGTGCTGTTGGACTAGCGTTGGCGCTGATTGTTGCTATTGAAAATAGAATTCCTTTAGAAGTACGGTCTCAGGTTTTAACGCTAACAGCAGGGTTGGTTGTGCTAACCTCGTTAATCAATGCTACCACGGTAAAATGGTTGATTGATAAGTTGGGATTATCGAAAATTGGAGAGGTTAAGGCAGAACTAATGCAGCAATCGTTGAATCAGATCAAGTTAAGTGGAGAGAAGGAGATTGAGAAGTTGAAGGAAAGTAGATTTATGGCCGATGCCAATTGGGAGAAAGTGAGTGAGTTCTTAGTTGACACCTATGAGGTGGACGAAGTAACAAAGGCATTTAATATTGATGAAGCAATTGCAGAAACTCGAAGCAGACTGCTGCAGAAAGAGAAAGAAAGTTACTGGCGCCAGTTTAGCGATGGTTTGTTAAGTTCAAATGGTGTTCAAATTCTTTCGGATCAAATTGATTACCTCGTCGATTCTGCAGGTCGGGTTCCTTTGTCGGCTAGGCAGGATATAGAAACACTATGGCATACTCCTAAAACAATTGCGAAGTTACAGGGAATTCCGTTGGTTGGAGTTTTCTGGAAGCGACGTTTCTTTAATCGCTTGGCAATTAGTTACGATTGTGCAAGGGCCTTTGTAACTGCGCAGGAGGAAAATATTAAGTCTCTTTCCGGTTTAATTATAGGTTTCTCAATGACTGATGAAACTAATAAGCAAACCGAATTGCTAACAGTTCTTGAGGATGAACTAAATGAGAATAGAATTACCGGATTAACATTTATTCGCAACCTTAAAGATACCTACCCTGATGTATGTAAGGCAATTGAAACACAGTTAGCATCTAGGTTACTGCTGAATCAGCAGCAAGAGATGGTTGAAAAACTTCGCAAGCAAGGACGGCTTGAGCCCGATGAGGTTGAAAGAATTGAATCTTCGATTCATGCGGATATGAAGCGTTTGCTAGACACTTCTCCATCTATAGATTTTGCGCTGGAAGCGATGTCTGTATTGGTTAATACCCCCGGATTCGACAGGCTTTCGAGAACCGAATTGCATGCAGTTATTAAGATGTCTCAGGGGAAGGTTTATCCTGCGGAAAGTAAGGTTTACAAGGAGGGATCTGCGTTCGATGGAATTTATATTGTAATAAATGGTAGCGCAAGGGCGCTTGTTGGCGATAAATTGATAGCCGTTAAAGAAACCACCGATAGTATTGGATCCTATGAGTATTTGTCGGGCGGGGTAAGGCGACATACCGTAGTTGCTGATACACCGCTAACAGTGTTGCGCATAAGTCAAAGTGTAATTGATAATTTGGTGTCGGCAAGTAAAGCCTATGCTGATTTATTCAACTTCTTGGCTGCCGCCGCTATCTCTTTAGAATTAATTAAAGATGTAAAACCATATTCTGAATATTCTGCCAAGAAGTTCCGATCAATAATTCGAGTAGGCCAAGTTTATATGTTGTCAGGCAATGAAAAACAGCGATTGGATGGCTCTGTGTGTATTCTGGCTAAGGGGAAAGCAATTGATGATGAATCGGAGAGAGAGGTAGAGTCTCCATCAATATTGGCCGATTGCAATGTGCGAAGCCTTGGTGATGCTATCGTGTTTGTGTTGCCATAA
- a CDS encoding peptide-binding protein codes for MKKILILLTISTLSIGLFAQNTTDDKKADKIKTGWNVGGLPVVAYDTDLGFEYGALVNFFNYGDGSIYPKYKHNVYAEVSRYTKGSGINRLFYDSKYVIPGLRVTSDLAYLTDKTYDFYGFNGYESIYNSDWADDGSTDYRSRVFYKYDRKLTRFTTDIQGKLKDQRFGWVAGVGLYNFQIDSVDVDKLNKGKSESDKLPYVNGGLYQRYVDWGIINSDEKDGGFATYLKVGAVFDTRDNEPNPMKGIWTEAVLTYAPSFLGVGEKYEHAKLSITHRQYFTLIPEKLSFVYRLGYQGTLFGKCPFYLQPNMTTLFLRGATNEGLGGAKSLRGIIRNRVEGDGIVYGNIELRWKFVKFYFIKQNFYLSLNTFIDGGQVVKPIKINKTFSETGYTESDYFSDDNETLHASWGLGLRIVMNQNFIIAVDHGRVFKKEDGTAGTYIGLNFLF; via the coding sequence ATGAAAAAGATTTTGATACTGCTTACTATTTCAACTCTTTCGATTGGATTATTTGCACAAAATACAACCGATGATAAAAAGGCTGATAAAATTAAGACTGGCTGGAATGTTGGTGGATTGCCTGTAGTTGCATACGATACCGATTTAGGCTTTGAGTACGGCGCATTGGTTAACTTCTTCAACTATGGCGACGGTTCAATCTATCCAAAATACAAGCATAATGTTTACGCCGAGGTATCGCGCTACACTAAAGGAAGCGGTATAAATAGATTATTCTACGACTCAAAATACGTAATTCCCGGACTGCGAGTAACCTCGGACTTGGCTTATTTAACAGATAAGACATACGATTTCTACGGATTCAATGGCTATGAATCGATTTACAACTCCGATTGGGCCGATGATGGATCAACCGACTACCGTAGCCGAGTATTCTACAAGTACGATCGAAAATTAACCCGATTTACCACCGACATACAGGGCAAATTGAAGGATCAACGCTTTGGTTGGGTTGCAGGAGTAGGATTATACAACTTTCAGATTGACTCGGTTGATGTTGACAAATTAAACAAAGGCAAATCGGAGAGCGACAAACTCCCCTACGTAAACGGAGGACTATACCAACGCTACGTTGATTGGGGAATCATTAATTCTGATGAAAAAGATGGAGGCTTTGCCACCTACCTAAAGGTTGGCGCTGTCTTCGACACACGCGACAATGAGCCCAACCCAATGAAAGGTATTTGGACCGAAGCAGTTCTAACCTATGCACCTTCATTTCTTGGTGTTGGGGAAAAATACGAGCATGCAAAACTATCGATAACCCACAGACAATACTTTACGCTGATTCCAGAAAAATTATCGTTTGTTTACCGCTTGGGATACCAAGGAACGCTATTCGGGAAATGCCCATTCTACCTACAACCCAACATGACAACGCTATTCTTACGTGGAGCAACCAACGAAGGACTCGGCGGTGCAAAAAGCTTGAGGGGAATTATCCGCAACCGCGTTGAAGGAGATGGAATTGTTTATGGAAATATTGAACTACGCTGGAAATTTGTCAAATTCTACTTTATAAAACAGAATTTCTATCTATCGCTAAATACGTTTATCGATGGCGGACAGGTTGTAAAACCAATAAAAATTAACAAAACATTCTCAGAAACAGGCTATACCGAAAGTGATTACTTTAGTGATGATAACGAAACGCTACATGCAAGCTGGGGTTTAGGCTTACGAATTGTAATGAATCAAAACTTCATTATAGCAGTGGATCACGGTAGGGTATTCAAAAAGGAAGATGGAACTGCGGGAACATATATCGGGCTAAATTTTCTGTTCTAA
- the uvrB gene encoding UvrABC system protein B, producing MEYRLTSDFKPSGDQPEAIKQLSEGLVRGDRFQTLLGVTGSGKTFTIANVIANANRPVLILSHNKTLAAQLYGEFKSFFPENAVEYFVSYYDYYQPEAYLPVTDTYIEKDLSINDEIEKLRLSATSSLLSGRKDVIVVSSVSCLYGIGNPQDFYNSTIHLKVGQRVSRNQFLRQLVDSLYSRNEVEFKRGTFRVKGDSVDVYLAYGDRGVRVMFWGDDIEALEVFDPITNRLIDSFDETVIYPANIFIAGKERMTQAIYQIQDDMMKQVEYFKSIDRHMEAKRLKQRVEYDLEMIRELGYCPGIENYSRYFDGRPAGMRPFCLLDYFPKDFLMVIDESHVTIPQIRAMYGGDNSRKQTLVEYGFRLPAAIDNRPLKFDEFEGLVGQTIYVSATPADYELQRCQGVVVDQVVRPTGLLDPVIYVRPSLNQVDDLIGEINRCVELEERVLVTTLTKRMAEELVKYLAKIDIRCRYIHSDVETLERVQIMEDLRKGLFDVLVGVNLLREGLDLPEVSLVAILDADKEGFLRSARSLTQTAGRAARNINGKVIMYADKVTESMRVTIEETNRRREKQLKYNEVNGITPTQIVKATTSILGSKLTSGQTLNVYVEPEKVDYAADPVVQYMSKDQLVKAIDKAKKSMEKEAKELNFIEAARYRDEMYALQKMFEQKQ from the coding sequence ATGGAGTATAGGTTGACATCTGATTTTAAGCCTTCTGGCGATCAGCCCGAGGCAATAAAACAACTTTCGGAAGGGTTGGTTCGTGGCGATAGATTCCAAACATTGCTTGGCGTGACTGGATCGGGGAAGACATTTACAATTGCCAACGTTATTGCCAACGCCAATAGGCCTGTCCTTATTCTCAGCCATAATAAAACACTGGCAGCACAGCTTTATGGTGAGTTTAAGAGTTTTTTCCCGGAAAATGCCGTTGAGTATTTTGTTTCGTATTACGATTATTACCAGCCCGAGGCGTATTTACCCGTTACCGATACTTATATTGAGAAGGATCTATCTATAAATGATGAGATTGAGAAGTTGAGGCTTAGCGCAACTTCGTCGTTGCTTTCCGGCCGCAAGGACGTTATAGTGGTATCGTCGGTTTCGTGTCTGTATGGCATTGGAAATCCGCAGGATTTCTACAACAGCACAATTCATTTGAAGGTTGGTCAACGGGTAAGCAGGAACCAGTTTTTGCGTCAGCTTGTCGATAGTTTGTACTCTAGGAACGAGGTTGAATTTAAGCGAGGAACATTCCGTGTAAAGGGCGATAGCGTTGATGTATACTTGGCCTATGGCGATAGGGGGGTGCGTGTAATGTTCTGGGGCGATGATATCGAGGCGTTGGAAGTTTTCGATCCTATTACCAATAGGCTAATTGATTCTTTTGATGAAACGGTAATTTATCCGGCCAACATATTTATAGCAGGGAAGGAGCGAATGACTCAGGCTATTTATCAAATTCAGGATGATATGATGAAGCAGGTTGAATACTTTAAAAGTATCGATCGGCATATGGAGGCTAAGCGACTTAAACAGCGCGTTGAGTATGATTTGGAGATGATTCGTGAGTTGGGGTATTGCCCAGGAATTGAGAATTACTCTCGTTATTTTGATGGAAGACCAGCCGGAATGCGGCCGTTCTGCCTGTTGGATTATTTTCCTAAAGACTTCTTGATGGTTATCGACGAGAGCCACGTTACAATCCCTCAAATAAGGGCAATGTATGGCGGTGATAATTCACGCAAGCAAACATTGGTTGAGTATGGATTCCGATTACCGGCAGCCATCGATAATCGTCCTTTAAAGTTCGATGAGTTTGAAGGATTGGTAGGTCAAACCATATATGTTAGCGCAACACCTGCCGATTATGAGTTGCAGAGGTGTCAGGGTGTTGTGGTTGATCAGGTTGTTCGCCCAACAGGGTTGCTGGATCCTGTTATTTATGTTCGTCCCAGTTTGAATCAGGTTGATGATTTAATTGGCGAAATTAACCGTTGTGTTGAGTTGGAAGAACGGGTGTTGGTTACAACGCTTACCAAGCGTATGGCCGAGGAGTTGGTTAAGTATTTGGCAAAGATTGATATCCGTTGCCGTTACATTCACTCCGATGTGGAGACATTGGAACGCGTGCAAATAATGGAAGATTTGCGCAAAGGACTATTCGACGTTTTGGTTGGTGTGAACTTGCTTCGTGAGGGGTTGGATTTGCCCGAGGTGTCGTTGGTGGCAATTCTTGATGCCGATAAGGAGGGCTTTTTACGTTCAGCCCGTTCGTTAACGCAAACGGCTGGGCGTGCTGCGCGTAATATCAACGGTAAAGTAATTATGTATGCCGATAAGGTTACCGAATCGATGCGGGTGACCATTGAGGAGACCAACCGCAGGCGCGAAAAACAGTTGAAGTATAACGAGGTGAATGGAATTACTCCAACCCAGATAGTCAAGGCTACTACATCAATTTTAGGCTCTAAGCTTACAAGCGGGCAGACCCTAAATGTTTATGTAGAACCCGAAAAAGTTGATTATGCAGCCGATCCGGTTGTTCAGTACATGAGTAAGGATCAACTAGTAAAGGCAATAGATAAAGCTAAAAAATCGATGGAGAAAGAGGCAAAAGAGTTGAACTTTATTGAGGCTGCTCGTTATCGCGATGAAATGTATGCTTTGCAAAAGATGTTCGAGCAGAAGCAATAG
- a CDS encoding potassium transporter Trk, whose product MKRLKTLSTILKQVGNLLILLSFVVIIPALVSLIYREWYSAIGFIISAALIVTVGVLLTIIFKKSDDVQYTNALIVVAAGWFGFVLFGGLPFWVVAHITPVEVMNGFIPHGANYAVSSLIYFRNPLHCLFESMSAFTTTGLSMAVHEPSVGKGILFYRSIASWSGGAGFVVLSLAIFKHTSGKGAMLLYGSESTGEKLASRVIETARSIWKSYLVITIFAFLYLVIGTRIILPDYPFTENIFDSINHAMAGICTGGFSTLDDHMATYNSPQMEMLYLLPMILGTFSLPFYYKVLFKGKISQVWKDIQTRSLIALFVVGSVIQIYLLAEASSVSNPVREGIFQFVSALSTTGWQTANIIHWDWLSIVYICAVAMFIGGASGATVGGIKMIRALIIKKGLQWQVSKVFLTRHTVKTIHFNGRTILPDEMNEEFTKSAAMAILFFLLIIGSSIATMIITNGQFRFVDALFEASSAQGTVGLSSGITCPEMSPVVEGIYIFQMWTGRLEIIAVFALIRAIIWGINPSSVK is encoded by the coding sequence ATGAAAAGGTTAAAAACTTTATCAACAATTCTTAAGCAAGTAGGAAATCTACTTATTCTCCTAAGTTTTGTAGTAATAATCCCTGCGTTAGTTTCTTTAATTTATAGAGAGTGGTATTCTGCAATTGGATTTATCATTTCAGCAGCACTTATAGTTACCGTGGGAGTGCTACTCACAATAATTTTTAAAAAGTCAGATGATGTTCAGTACACTAATGCATTGATTGTTGTTGCTGCTGGATGGTTTGGCTTTGTTCTATTTGGTGGACTCCCATTTTGGGTAGTAGCGCATATTACGCCCGTAGAGGTTATGAATGGATTTATTCCTCATGGAGCAAATTATGCCGTTTCGAGTTTGATTTATTTCAGGAATCCTTTGCACTGTTTGTTTGAGAGCATGAGTGCTTTTACAACAACTGGTTTATCAATGGCAGTCCACGAGCCCTCAGTTGGTAAAGGAATACTTTTTTATAGGTCAATTGCGAGTTGGTCGGGCGGTGCTGGGTTTGTTGTATTGTCACTAGCCATTTTTAAGCATACGTCAGGAAAGGGGGCTATGCTACTTTATGGGTCTGAATCAACAGGTGAGAAATTAGCCTCACGTGTTATAGAGACTGCCCGATCTATATGGAAGTCATATTTGGTTATCACAATTTTTGCTTTTCTGTATTTGGTTATAGGAACTCGAATAATTCTACCTGATTATCCATTCACCGAAAATATATTCGATTCAATTAATCATGCCATGGCGGGTATTTGTACAGGTGGCTTTAGTACGTTGGATGACCACATGGCAACCTATAATTCTCCCCAAATGGAAATGCTTTACCTGCTTCCAATGATTTTGGGAACATTTTCATTGCCTTTTTACTACAAGGTTTTATTTAAAGGGAAAATAAGTCAGGTTTGGAAGGATATCCAAACGAGGTCGTTAATTGCTCTATTTGTAGTTGGAAGTGTAATTCAGATTTATTTATTAGCAGAGGCCTCAAGTGTATCTAATCCAGTTCGTGAGGGTATATTCCAGTTTGTAAGTGCACTGTCAACAACTGGGTGGCAAACGGCTAATATTATACACTGGGATTGGCTTTCAATTGTGTACATATGTGCTGTTGCCATGTTTATAGGCGGAGCATCTGGGGCAACTGTAGGTGGAATAAAAATGATTAGAGCTCTAATTATTAAAAAAGGATTGCAGTGGCAGGTTAGTAAAGTTTTTTTAACTAGGCATACTGTTAAAACAATTCATTTTAATGGAAGAACAATTCTCCCTGACGAAATGAATGAGGAATTTACTAAATCAGCAGCAATGGCAATTTTGTTCTTTTTATTGATCATTGGCTCATCTATTGCCACAATGATAATTACCAATGGTCAGTTTCGGTTTGTTGATGCATTGTTTGAGGCATCTTCGGCTCAGGGGACAGTGGGACTTTCGTCTGGAATTACTTGCCCTGAAATGTCACCAGTGGTTGAGGGCATTTACATTTTTCAAATGTGGACTGGAAGGCTTGAAATTATAGCTGTATTTGCTTTAATTAGGGCTATTATTTGGGGAATAAATCCGAGTAGCGTAAAATAA